One window from the genome of Streptomyces sp. WZ-12 encodes:
- a CDS encoding suppressor of fused domain protein, with protein MSDVLELVEARLRTALGEPDARAAITFLGTDRIEVLRFVDGDVLRYATLGMSAHPMNDPAAVLADPHRGPRAELLLSVRGGRADTDKVLRPLAVLAASPQVEGVIVAPGASLDVGEPLWPGAPFTSVLVGAAGGLVEDLELGETGPHGAALDPVRFLPLLPMTPNEAAWKRVHGAEALQARWLERGTDLRDALRAGVALD; from the coding sequence ATGTCTGACGTTCTTGAGTTGGTCGAGGCCCGGTTGCGCACGGCGCTGGGCGAACCGGACGCGCGCGCCGCCATCACCTTCCTCGGCACCGACCGCATCGAGGTGCTCCGCTTCGTCGACGGCGACGTGCTCCGCTACGCCACGCTCGGGATGTCCGCCCACCCCATGAACGACCCTGCGGCGGTCCTGGCCGATCCGCACCGCGGCCCCCGGGCCGAACTCCTGCTCTCGGTGCGGGGCGGTCGCGCGGACACCGACAAGGTCCTCCGCCCGCTCGCCGTTCTCGCCGCGTCGCCGCAGGTCGAGGGCGTGATCGTGGCCCCCGGGGCGTCGCTGGACGTGGGCGAGCCGCTGTGGCCGGGGGCGCCGTTCACCTCGGTGCTGGTGGGCGCGGCCGGTGGCCTCGTCGAGGACCTGGAGCTGGGCGAGACGGGGCCGCACGGCGCGGCGCTGGACCCGGTGCGGTTCCTGCCGCTGCTGCCGATGACGCCCAACGAGGCCGCCTGGAAGCGGGTGCACGGCGCCGAGGCGCTGCAGGCCCGTTGGCTGGAGCGGGGCACCGATCTGCGCGATGCGCTGCGGGCGGGCGTGGCCCTGGACTGA
- a CDS encoding magnesium and cobalt transport protein CorA, translated as MSMIRDLRAAVRPARRRDDSPYRGASAAAACPNSAVVDCGIYRDGQRVAGHPTPAEAIAGVRDDGGFVWIGLHEPTEAEFAGIAREFGLHPLAVEDAVHAHQRPKLERYDDTLFTVFKTVHYVEHAELTSTSEVVETGEVMCFTGPNFIVTVRHGGQGSLRALRHRLQEDPERLAKGPSAVLHAVADQVVDGYMAVAGAVQDDIDEVEIDVFSSGTTGRGSGGKGAAKGGDAGRIYQLKREVLEFKRAVSPLLRPMQLLSERPMRLVDSDIQKYFRDVADHLARVNEQVLSFDDLLNSILQANLAQAAVAQNEDMRKITAWAAIFAVPTMIAGVYGMNFKYMPELEWKYGYPTVLLVTVGICLGIHRGFKRNGWL; from the coding sequence ATGTCGATGATTCGCGACCTGCGCGCCGCCGTCCGTCCCGCCCGGCGCCGCGACGACTCCCCCTACCGCGGTGCCTCCGCCGCCGCGGCCTGCCCCAACAGCGCGGTCGTCGACTGCGGCATCTACCGCGACGGTCAGCGGGTCGCCGGACACCCCACCCCGGCTGAGGCGATCGCCGGCGTCCGCGACGACGGGGGCTTCGTCTGGATCGGCCTGCACGAGCCGACCGAGGCCGAATTCGCCGGCATCGCCCGGGAGTTCGGGCTGCATCCGCTCGCCGTGGAGGACGCCGTCCACGCCCATCAGCGGCCCAAGCTGGAGCGCTACGACGACACCCTGTTCACCGTCTTCAAGACCGTGCACTACGTCGAGCACGCCGAGTTGACCTCCACCAGCGAGGTGGTGGAGACCGGCGAGGTGATGTGCTTCACCGGGCCGAACTTCATCGTCACCGTCCGGCACGGCGGCCAGGGCTCGCTGCGCGCGCTGCGGCACCGCCTCCAGGAGGACCCGGAGCGGCTCGCCAAGGGCCCGTCCGCGGTGTTGCACGCCGTCGCCGACCAGGTCGTGGACGGCTACATGGCGGTGGCCGGCGCGGTGCAGGACGACATCGACGAGGTGGAGATCGACGTCTTCAGCTCGGGCACCACCGGCAGGGGCAGCGGCGGCAAGGGGGCCGCGAAGGGCGGCGACGCCGGGCGGATCTACCAACTCAAGCGCGAGGTACTGGAGTTCAAGCGCGCGGTCTCCCCGCTACTGCGGCCGATGCAGCTGCTGAGCGAGCGGCCGATGCGGCTGGTGGACAGCGACATCCAGAAGTACTTCCGGGACGTCGCCGACCACCTGGCGCGGGTCAACGAGCAGGTGCTGTCCTTCGACGACCTGCTGAACTCCATTCTCCAGGCCAACCTCGCGCAGGCCGCCGTGGCGCAGAACGAGGACATGCGCAAGATCACCGCCTGGGCGGCGATCTTCGCCGTCCCGACGATGATCGCCGGCGTCTACGGCATGAACTTCAAGTACATGCCGGAGCTGGAGTGGAAGTACGGCTACCCGACGGTGCTGCTGGTCACCGTCGGCATCTGCCTGGGCATCCACCGCGGCTTCAAGCGCAACGGCTGGCTGTAG